Proteins encoded within one genomic window of Empedobacter falsenii:
- a CDS encoding SusC/RagA family TonB-linked outer membrane protein, with protein sequence MRRRITSLSLLAFLGLGTAAFAQVTGVVNDADNFPEADVEVSVKGTYKVVYTDQDGKFDIDAKIGDILVVNGKEFSVTSNALGTLKYAAATSSTVDLSEVVVKSIFNAPSKSGVTTVKAKDLEQMNPSVSIDQMLGGKVAGLSSQAMSGAPGATANVTIRGAIGLNGGVKSPLYVVDGTYMTATDVVAINPADIEEVRVLKDASQLAIFGSRGANGVIIMKTKSAKKGEATVSYSSRIGVNQMVDLPNINLMNAEQLLNYQNGLSTIGNLGLGQARTSEEIATLSKNNHKWSDDLYKNGLTSSHFITINKNDGDTSNNFSVGYDKNEGAVRYYNGMERITATFNNTTKVKDWLRYGINLNGSYTTLDSPRDRVNAQSPFYNTLLNRPYETFYSMDANGNVVLDADGNKVYNPNANYMGYPVADEMEKTDAQTRYLRIYGTGFVEADLAKNVTARTTLGATYNRTQYENFLKPSSVLSQLLGDGGSKTDRSTDRFDYNWRNEVSYENTFAGKHHLRVTAASEYINQSLYSMTMYGIGFPNDYLQTQGLATLIEQDSKTNRWRISKFGYLGAASYDFANKYFVDAYIRRDGTSLAGVDNKYGTFWGVSLGWNIAKEGFLRDSKAVNNLTLKASYGEVGDDSGLAAYANMNLMNILNTYNGNPASFPITVLADNNATWEKNKKLNVGLDFGFFGNRLTGAMAYFHDLRSDFLFNKQLPLEAGGYTTTINAGEIKTEGFELELNYDVIRSKNFDLSLYGNVTSLKYKVNQLADGDNLIMPDSYESMIHVEGGKPYQFYMVRYAGVDANTGKDLYLDRDGNITDVYDGGDAVATNKSSLPTLMGGFGLNAKFYGFDINADFTYSAGGYMYNNTYAYLTDPTSLDNHVVEAADYWKQAGDNASFALPNTTGPEYSTKYLEKSDYIAFRSLSLGYNFTDLVKGTFIKNLRMFAQVQNLALWTNYHGNPIAGTGTSESSAVGSSGYVSNSFTAFSYPLVRSYSIGFNVSF encoded by the coding sequence ATGAGGAGAAGAATCACATCTTTGAGTTTGTTAGCTTTCTTAGGTTTAGGAACGGCTGCATTTGCTCAAGTAACAGGTGTTGTAAATGATGCAGATAATTTTCCGGAAGCGGATGTAGAAGTATCTGTAAAAGGTACATACAAAGTTGTCTATACTGACCAAGACGGAAAATTTGACATTGATGCTAAAATTGGAGATATTTTAGTTGTTAATGGAAAGGAATTTAGTGTTACAAGTAACGCTTTAGGTACATTAAAGTACGCTGCTGCTACAAGTTCTACGGTTGATTTAAGTGAAGTTGTTGTGAAATCTATTTTCAACGCTCCATCTAAATCAGGTGTTACAACTGTAAAAGCAAAAGATTTAGAACAGATGAATCCATCTGTATCTATTGACCAAATGTTAGGAGGTAAAGTTGCAGGTCTATCATCTCAAGCGATGAGTGGAGCTCCTGGAGCAACAGCTAATGTTACAATTCGTGGTGCAATTGGTTTGAATGGTGGTGTAAAATCTCCATTATATGTTGTTGATGGTACATATATGACAGCAACAGATGTTGTTGCTATTAATCCGGCTGATATTGAAGAAGTAAGGGTGTTAAAAGATGCTTCTCAATTAGCAATCTTTGGTTCTCGTGGAGCGAATGGTGTAATCATCATGAAAACAAAATCAGCGAAAAAAGGTGAAGCTACAGTAAGTTATTCATCTCGTATTGGAGTGAACCAAATGGTTGATTTGCCAAATATCAACTTGATGAATGCCGAGCAATTGTTAAATTATCAAAATGGTTTAAGTACTATTGGTAATTTAGGTTTAGGGCAAGCTCGTACATCTGAAGAGATTGCAACTTTATCAAAAAATAACCATAAATGGTCTGATGATCTATACAAAAATGGACTTACTTCATCACATTTTATTACGATTAATAAAAATGATGGTGATACATCAAATAATTTTTCTGTAGGTTATGATAAAAATGAAGGAGCTGTTCGATATTATAATGGTATGGAAAGAATTACAGCTACTTTCAATAATACAACCAAAGTAAAAGATTGGTTACGTTACGGAATTAATTTAAACGGGTCTTATACCACGTTAGATTCTCCACGTGATCGTGTTAATGCACAATCTCCATTTTATAATACATTGTTAAATCGTCCTTACGAGACTTTTTATTCAATGGACGCGAATGGAAATGTAGTTTTAGATGCAGATGGAAATAAAGTTTACAATCCTAATGCGAACTATATGGGATATCCTGTTGCAGATGAAATGGAAAAAACGGATGCTCAAACAAGATATTTACGTATTTATGGAACTGGTTTCGTTGAAGCAGATCTTGCTAAAAATGTAACAGCTCGTACAACTTTAGGTGCTACTTATAATCGTACACAGTACGAAAACTTCTTAAAACCATCTTCAGTTTTATCTCAATTATTAGGAGACGGAGGTTCTAAAACAGATAGAAGTACAGACCGTTTTGATTACAACTGGCGTAATGAGGTTTCTTACGAAAATACTTTTGCAGGTAAACATCATCTACGTGTAACAGCAGCATCAGAATATATCAATCAAAGTTTATATTCTATGACAATGTACGGAATTGGTTTCCCTAATGATTATTTACAAACACAAGGGTTAGCTACTTTAATTGAACAAGATTCAAAAACAAACAGATGGAGAATTTCTAAGTTTGGATATTTAGGAGCGGCTTCTTATGATTTTGCAAATAAATATTTTGTTGATGCATATATTCGTCGTGACGGAACTTCTTTAGCAGGTGTTGATAATAAATATGGAACATTCTGGGGAGTGTCTCTAGGATGGAATATAGCAAAAGAAGGATTCTTAAGAGATTCTAAAGCTGTCAATAATTTAACACTTAAAGCTTCGTATGGGGAAGTAGGAGATGATTCAGGTTTAGCTGCTTATGCAAATATGAATCTGATGAATATTTTAAATACATATAATGGTAATCCAGCAAGTTTTCCTATAACAGTTTTAGCAGATAACAATGCGACTTGGGAAAAGAATAAAAAATTAAACGTTGGTTTAGATTTTGGCTTCTTTGGAAATCGTTTAACTGGTGCTATGGCATATTTCCACGATTTGAGATCTGATTTCTTATTTAACAAACAATTACCTTTAGAGGCTGGAGGATATACTACAACTATTAATGCAGGAGAAATTAAAACAGAAGGTTTTGAATTAGAATTAAACTATGATGTGATTCGTTCTAAAAACTTCGATTTATCTCTATATGGTAACGTAACCAGCTTAAAGTATAAAGTAAATCAATTAGCAGATGGAGATAATTTAATAATGCCAGATTCATACGAAAGCATGATTCACGTAGAAGGAGGGAAACCTTATCAATTCTATATGGTTCGTTATGCAGGTGTTGATGCAAATACAGGTAAAGATTTATACTTGGACAGAGATGGAAATATAACTGACGTTTATGATGGTGGAGATGCAGTCGCAACAAACAAATCTTCTCTCCCAACTTTAATGGGTGGTTTTGGTTTGAATGCTAAATTCTATGGATTTGATATCAACGCTGACTTTACTTATTCTGCAGGAGGATACATGTACAACAATACATATGCTTATTTAACAGATCCGACATCTTTAGATAACCATGTTGTTGAAGCTGCTGATTATTGGAAGCAAGCTGGTGATAACGCGTCATTCGCTCTACCAAATACAACAGGGCCAGAATATTCTACAAAATATTTAGAAAAATCTGATTACATCGCATTCCGTAGTTTGTCATTAGGATACAACTTTACAGATTTAGTAAAAGGAACGTTTATCAAAAACTTAAGAATGTTTGCTCAAGTTCAAAACTTAGCATTATGGACAAATTACCATGGGAATCCAATTGCAGGAACAGGAACAAGTGAAAGTAGTGCAGTAGGTTCGTCAGGATATGTGTCAAACTCTTTTACAGCATTCTCTTACCCGTTAGTACGTTCTTATTCTATCGGATTTAACGTATCATTCTAA
- a CDS encoding DUF5689 domain-containing protein: MNTISKLTIASLLSLGLFITQSCVQDDDYATPPIDCADKLTANITIADLTTKVTSGQIKLDSNGAIAEDLVMDAYVISSDETGNFYKTISLQDKIEDPTTGIQIEIDGANLYANYPLGARIQISLKGLVVAKDRGIMKIGSVDPTYAVGRIPSANMKKYIFKTCDPIKTITPKVYNSLSDALKAGNLNTLVTIKNVQFQSPDTDKTYGVEATTVNRVLVDKTGKTVDLRNSGYAKWYNEELPKGSGEITVVVSIYNSTYQVYIRDTKDVKFDQPRFDVGGGQNPGGGNNTEATNLLFKGSDFNVWADFLSSINSFGLVKDTYATSGVGVGRDNTNALLLKGTPKANDYVFTTIVNNTIPATPKKITFYVKGTSGKSLSLNVYKSDKKYVVYNVGDLSNANVSLSPIDANQYTGKIDTKGEWVLVTLNIEGVDIQKTAGENIFALKVGKDEAYDLVIDNIKID; the protein is encoded by the coding sequence ATGAATACAATATCAAAATTAACAATAGCAAGTCTTTTGAGCTTAGGCTTATTTATAACTCAATCTTGTGTACAAGATGATGATTATGCAACTCCGCCAATCGATTGTGCTGATAAATTAACAGCAAATATTACAATAGCTGATTTAACAACTAAAGTAACTTCTGGGCAGATAAAACTTGATTCAAATGGAGCAATAGCAGAGGATCTTGTAATGGACGCTTATGTAATTTCAAGTGACGAAACAGGAAATTTTTATAAAACAATTTCTTTACAAGACAAAATTGAAGATCCAACAACAGGTATCCAAATTGAAATTGATGGAGCTAATTTATATGCTAATTATCCTTTAGGTGCTAGAATTCAAATTAGTTTAAAAGGACTTGTTGTAGCAAAGGATAGAGGAATTATGAAAATCGGTTCTGTAGATCCTACTTATGCTGTAGGTCGTATACCATCTGCAAACATGAAAAAATATATTTTTAAAACATGTGATCCAATAAAAACGATCACTCCAAAAGTATACAATAGCTTATCAGATGCTTTGAAAGCAGGAAATTTGAATACCTTAGTTACAATCAAAAATGTTCAGTTTCAATCTCCAGATACAGATAAAACTTATGGAGTGGAAGCTACAACTGTTAATCGTGTATTAGTAGATAAAACAGGTAAAACAGTTGACTTACGTAATTCTGGATATGCTAAATGGTACAATGAAGAATTACCTAAAGGTAGTGGAGAGATTACTGTAGTTGTTAGTATTTACAATTCAACTTACCAAGTTTATATCCGCGATACAAAAGATGTAAAATTCGATCAGCCTCGTTTTGACGTTGGAGGAGGCCAAAATCCAGGTGGAGGAAATAATACAGAAGCAACTAATTTATTGTTCAAAGGTTCTGATTTCAATGTTTGGGCTGACTTTTTATCTTCAATTAACTCTTTTGGCTTAGTGAAAGATACCTATGCAACTAGCGGAGTTGGTGTTGGTAGAGATAACACAAATGCATTACTTTTAAAAGGAACACCAAAAGCTAATGATTACGTATTTACAACTATTGTAAATAATACAATTCCTGCAACTCCAAAGAAAATTACATTTTATGTAAAAGGAACATCTGGGAAATCATTGTCACTAAATGTGTATAAATCTGATAAAAAATACGTAGTATATAATGTAGGAGATTTATCGAATGCAAATGTATCTTTATCACCAATTGATGCAAATCAATATACAGGTAAAATTGATACTAAAGGCGAATGGGTTCTTGTTACTCTAAATATTGAAGGAGTAGATATTCAAAAAACTGCTGGTGAAAATATTTTTGCACTAAAAGTAGGAAAAGATGAAGCTTATGATTTAGTTATCGATAATATCAAAATTGACTAA
- a CDS encoding carboxypeptidase regulatory-like domain-containing protein, giving the protein MNKLLLSLSVFAATVAMAQAQTKVTGVAKNAATGEEVYNLTVRLDGGAVSDAAITDRIGYFQFVDIPDGTYKLQVYGVGYDPYEKEITVAGQKELDLGDIKLTFNPNTAEVGIITLTDDELSDDESSTASNSGLLQSSRDVFARVSAYELGSYWFKPRGLDNKYNDVLFNGVRMNKMDNGRATFNNWGGLNDVTRRPDELTYGIEPSNYAFGDLGGVTNFDTRPSTMRKGVSLAYSSTNRSYRNRVMATYNTGLMDNGWAFMVSGSRRWAEEGIIEGTFYDAYAYYLGVEKKFNEKHTLNFTSFGAPTRRSTGSPNTQEVVDMMGIYYNSYWGWQDGEKRNERVKKTFEPINMLTHHWNINNKSKLTTTVSYQFGKESSSRLDWFAGNNPSPVYYRNLPSYFAYSGASQGAINNQTELWRSGQISQIDWTSLYEANINNAGRSVYWLTADVNEDKTATAYTNFQTELAPNIDLTIAASYQNTKSQLYREIQDLLGGQYVENKDNFTHARFNILDPDYQPTKGQRQGYNYEINRDYADLFMQSKIKGKFLDVTIGMKAALTKFYREGKWMHQSYQQTSYGKSKTYDFLDFGVKSNFLVKLDGRNFIQANVMYQTEAPTSDEIFPNARVTNVTVDGVESAKIFSSDLSYILRAPRIKARATAFYTRTKDEIEKAFGYIDGANDQVFVSEVMTGVGKEYLGTELAVEAQVLPVLTVSAVASIGQYVYKDNPSYNLYSDDYVKPGNIGVPYQNFGTAYLHNYKVGSGPQSGFSLSAEYRDPKFWWIGVSGNLLANNYIDPAAFRRTVNFFTNEYGELYDINDQDLKAALKQEKLSNEFMLNINMGKTFRIGKYSAGISGTINNVLNNKNYVTGGFEQLRVGKYTNAIDPNYRTLFGPKMFYGMGTTYFANVYFRF; this is encoded by the coding sequence ATGAACAAATTATTGTTAAGTCTTTCAGTCTTTGCTGCAACTGTCGCTATGGCGCAGGCGCAAACAAAGGTTACTGGGGTAGCAAAAAATGCTGCTACAGGTGAAGAGGTTTATAACCTCACTGTACGTTTGGACGGAGGAGCAGTAAGCGATGCTGCTATCACCGATCGTATAGGATATTTTCAGTTTGTAGATATTCCGGATGGAACGTACAAATTACAAGTTTATGGCGTGGGCTATGACCCATATGAAAAAGAAATCACTGTAGCAGGGCAAAAAGAGCTTGACTTAGGTGATATTAAATTAACATTTAATCCAAATACAGCAGAAGTTGGAATTATTACATTAACAGATGATGAATTATCTGATGATGAAAGTTCGACAGCTTCAAATTCAGGACTTTTACAATCTTCACGTGATGTTTTTGCTCGCGTATCTGCGTACGAATTAGGTTCGTATTGGTTTAAACCAAGAGGTTTAGACAACAAATATAATGATGTATTATTCAATGGAGTTCGTATGAATAAAATGGATAATGGTCGTGCAACTTTTAATAACTGGGGAGGTCTGAATGATGTTACTCGTCGTCCAGATGAGTTAACATACGGAATCGAACCTTCTAATTATGCTTTTGGAGATTTAGGGGGAGTTACAAATTTTGATACTCGTCCTTCAACAATGCGTAAGGGAGTAAGTTTGGCTTATTCTAGTACAAATCGTTCATACAGAAACCGTGTAATGGCTACATATAATACGGGATTGATGGATAATGGTTGGGCGTTTATGGTTTCTGGAAGTAGACGTTGGGCAGAAGAAGGTATTATAGAAGGTACTTTTTATGATGCATACGCTTACTACTTAGGAGTTGAGAAAAAGTTTAATGAAAAACATACCTTAAACTTCACAAGTTTTGGTGCGCCAACTCGTCGTTCTACAGGTTCACCTAATACACAAGAAGTTGTGGATATGATGGGGATTTATTACAATTCTTATTGGGGATGGCAAGATGGTGAAAAACGTAACGAACGTGTAAAGAAAACTTTCGAACCAATTAATATGTTGACGCATCATTGGAATATTAACAATAAATCAAAATTAACAACAACAGTTTCTTATCAATTTGGTAAAGAAAGTAGTTCTCGTTTAGATTGGTTTGCAGGAAATAATCCTTCTCCAGTTTACTATCGTAATTTACCATCTTATTTTGCGTATAGTGGAGCAAGTCAAGGTGCTATAAATAACCAAACTGAATTATGGAGAAGTGGTCAAATTTCTCAAATAGATTGGACAAGTTTATATGAAGCTAATATTAACAATGCTGGGAGATCTGTTTATTGGTTGACTGCTGATGTTAACGAAGATAAAACAGCAACTGCTTATACAAATTTTCAGACAGAGTTAGCACCTAATATAGATTTGACAATTGCAGCGTCTTATCAAAATACGAAATCTCAACTATACCGTGAAATACAAGATTTATTAGGTGGACAATATGTTGAGAATAAAGATAACTTTACTCATGCTAGATTTAATATTTTAGACCCTGATTATCAACCAACAAAAGGACAGCGTCAAGGATATAATTATGAAATTAATCGTGATTATGCAGATTTATTCATGCAATCTAAAATAAAAGGAAAATTTTTAGACGTAACAATTGGTATGAAAGCTGCTTTGACTAAGTTTTATCGTGAAGGTAAATGGATGCACCAATCATATCAGCAGACTTCTTACGGTAAAAGTAAAACGTATGATTTCTTAGATTTTGGGGTGAAATCTAATTTCTTAGTAAAATTAGATGGACGTAATTTTATCCAAGCAAATGTAATGTATCAAACAGAAGCGCCAACTTCTGATGAGATTTTTCCAAATGCTCGTGTAACTAACGTAACGGTAGATGGAGTAGAAAGTGCAAAAATATTCTCAAGTGACTTATCATATATTTTAAGAGCTCCACGTATTAAAGCTCGTGCAACGGCTTTTTACACAAGAACAAAAGACGAAATCGAGAAAGCATTTGGTTATATCGATGGAGCAAATGACCAAGTCTTTGTTTCAGAAGTTATGACAGGTGTTGGAAAAGAATATTTGGGAACAGAATTAGCGGTAGAAGCACAAGTATTACCAGTACTTACAGTTTCTGCAGTAGCTTCTATTGGTCAATATGTTTACAAAGACAACCCTAGTTATAATTTATATTCTGATGATTATGTGAAACCTGGAAACATTGGAGTTCCTTACCAAAACTTCGGAACTGCTTATCTTCATAATTATAAAGTAGGAAGCGGACCACAATCTGGTTTCTCTTTAAGTGCAGAGTACCGTGATCCTAAATTCTGGTGGATTGGTGTATCTGGAAATTTATTAGCAAATAATTACATAGATCCTGCAGCTTTTCGTAGAACTGTAAATTTCTTTACGAATGAATATGGAGAATTATATGATATTAATGATCAAGATTTAAAAGCTGCTTTAAAGCAAGAAAAGTTGAGTAACGAATTCATGTTAAATATTAATATGGGTAAAACATTTCGTATAGGTAAATATTCTGCAGGAATTTCAGGAACAATTAATAATGTGTTGAATAACAAAAATTATGTAACAGGAGGTTTCGAACAATTAAGAGTTGGGAAATATACGAATGCTATCGATCCTAATTATCGTACATTATTTGGGCCAAAAATGTTCTACGGAATGGGTACAACATATTTTGCAAATGTTTATTTCAGATTCTAA
- a CDS encoding endonuclease/exonuclease/phosphatase family protein gives MFKINKSLTLLIIFNLFLTLNVKAQSKYSSATVAFYNVENLFDTIKSVGYVNGTLPFNDKNYHIQIAESDISKYETEEFKQSYTYENIKGKKIIRPLILQEEFLPNGNKRWNTEKYFQKVNNISKVISELGADVTGSAPVIVGICEIETRETLEDLAKSSALKKYDYGVVHFNSFDARGVDTGLLYQKSRFKVIDARPHPIFNYDAEGKRKYTRDILQVTGLLDGEEITFLVNHWPSRSGGEKVSMPARMEAAKVMKGIFDELKSKNPNAKVIAMGDFNDDPISPSIKNTFDPAGEIAKVSDSGYYDPMLPLYKKGVGTLAYRDAWNLFDQFISTSSLVTKNKDYSTYKIFKTEIYNKDYLKATEGAYKGFPNRMWSGDTYRANGYSDHFPVYTILLKQAK, from the coding sequence ATGTTTAAAATTAATAAATCTTTAACTTTATTAATAATTTTTAATTTATTCTTAACGTTAAATGTTAAAGCTCAAAGCAAATATTCAAGTGCAACTGTAGCTTTTTATAATGTCGAGAATCTTTTTGACACCATAAAATCAGTTGGATATGTAAATGGAACTTTACCTTTTAATGACAAAAATTACCACATTCAGATTGCTGAATCTGACATTTCGAAGTACGAAACAGAAGAATTCAAACAAAGTTATACGTACGAAAATATAAAAGGAAAGAAAATTATCCGTCCATTAATTCTTCAAGAAGAATTTTTACCAAACGGAAATAAAAGATGGAATACAGAAAAATATTTCCAGAAAGTCAATAATATTTCAAAAGTTATTAGCGAATTAGGTGCAGATGTTACAGGTTCTGCTCCAGTAATCGTTGGTATTTGCGAGATTGAGACAAGAGAAACTTTAGAAGATTTAGCAAAAAGCTCTGCTTTGAAAAAATACGATTATGGTGTTGTTCATTTTAATTCATTTGATGCACGTGGAGTTGATACAGGTTTATTGTATCAAAAATCTCGTTTCAAAGTAATTGATGCAAGACCTCATCCTATTTTCAATTATGATGCTGAAGGTAAACGAAAATATACGCGTGATATTCTACAAGTTACAGGTTTATTAGACGGTGAAGAAATCACTTTTTTAGTAAATCACTGGCCTTCTCGTAGTGGAGGAGAAAAAGTTTCGATGCCAGCTCGTATGGAAGCAGCAAAGGTGATGAAAGGAATTTTTGATGAGTTAAAATCTAAGAATCCAAATGCAAAAGTAATTGCAATGGGTGATTTTAATGATGATCCTATTTCTCCAAGTATTAAAAATACATTTGATCCAGCAGGAGAAATTGCTAAAGTTTCGGATAGCGGGTATTATGACCCTATGTTACCTTTATATAAAAAAGGTGTTGGTACTTTAGCTTATCGTGATGCTTGGAATCTATTTGATCAATTTATCTCGACTTCATCATTGGTTACAAAAAATAAAGATTATTCAACGTATAAAATCTTCAAAACTGAAATTTACAACAAAGATTATTTAAAAGCGACAGAAGGTGCATATAAAGGATTCCCTAACCGTATGTGGAGCGGCGATACTTATCGTGCAAACGGTTATTCTGACCACTTTCCAGTCTATACAATCTTATTAAAACAAGCAAAATAA